The following coding sequences are from one Polyodon spathula isolate WHYD16114869_AA chromosome 7, ASM1765450v1, whole genome shotgun sequence window:
- the arsa gene encoding arylsulfatase A: MPFWIVFLVFFSDLWYTGFTSRTGPNIVLIFADDLGFGDLGCYGHPTSITPNLDTMAANGLRFTDFYCASPVCSPSRAALLTGRYQTRSGVYPGVFYPGSKGGLPLNETTIAEVLKPLGYATAMVGKWHLGIGASGSFLPVYQGFDHYLGVPYSHDQGPCQNLTCFPPDTKCYGMCDQGVVLLPLFFNDTIIQQPVSFPDLVPHYKKFTTEFITESARKKQPFFLYYASHHTHYPQFASALTAGKSLRGRFGDALMEFDTSVGAILEALEASGIQNNTFVFFTSDNGPELLRMSRGGNAGLLKCGKGTTYEGGMREPAIAYWPGRIQPGVTHELGSTLDLLPTIAALAQAKLPSAELDGYDMSNILFTSQSSMRKTMFYYPDDPSIKLGVFAVRYGKYKAHYYTRGSSHSETTPDNDCHIIAGLKAHDPPLLFDLETDPSENYNLMIYDYQPEYDLVLKKIQQLKTQFEATMVFGESQIGKGSDHSLEPCCNPQCSPKPACCACLP, translated from the exons aTGCCTTTTTGGATAGTATTTCTAGTTTTCTTCTCCGACTTGTGGTACACTGGGTTTACCAGCCGTACTGGCCCCAATATCGTTCTCATTTTTGCCGATGATTTGGGGTTCGGTGATCTGGGGTGCTATGGACATCCGACTTCAATAACTCCAAACCTTGATACAATGGCAGCCAATGGACTGCGTTTTACAGATTTCTACTGCGCCAGCCCAGTGTGTAGCCCTTCTAG GGCAGCACTGTTGACAGGCCGCTATCAGACTCGCTCTGGAGTTTACCCTGGTGTCTTCTACCCCGGGTCAAAAGGTGGACTCCCACTAAATGAGACCACTATCGCAGAGGTCCTCAAGCCCTTGGGCTACGCTACAGCCATGGTTGGCAAGTGGCACCTGGGCATTGGAGCCAGTGGAAGCTTCCTACCTGTCTACCAGGGATTTGACCATTACCTAGGTGTGCCTTACTCTCACGACCAG gGCCCTTGCCAGAACCTGACTTGCTTTCCTCCAGACACAAAGTGTTATGGGATGTGTGACCAAGGAGTGGTCCTGCTGCCCTTGTTTTTTAACGATACAATAATTCAGCAGCCTGTGAGCTTCCCTGATCTGGTGCCACACTACAAGAAGTTCACCACAGAATTCATTACGGAGTCTGCCAGAAAAAAACAGCCTTTCTTTCTCTACTACGCCTCACAT CACACACACTACCCCCAGTTTGCAAGTGCTTTAACTGCAGGAAAGTCACTGCGTGGACGCTTTGGAGATGCCCTGATGGAATTTGACACTTCAGTGGGAGCAATTCTTGAAGCACTAGAAGCAAGTGGTATCCAAAATAACACCTTTGTGTTCTTCACCAGTGATAATGG CCCTGAACTATTGCGAATGTCTCGTGGGGGGAACGCTGGACTTCTGAAATGTGGGAAAGGAACAACATATGAGGGGGGGATGAGAGAACCTGCAATTGCATACTGGCCAGGAAGAATCCAACCag GGGTTACTCATGAGTTGGGAAGCACCTTGGACCTTCTGCCAACCATTGCAGCTCTTGCACAGGCAAAACTTCCCAGTGCAGAGCTTGATGGCTACGACATGAGCAACATCCTGTTCACAAGTCAATCG AGCATGAGAAAAACAATGTTCTATTATCCTGATGATCCTTCTATAAAACTGGGTGTGTTTGCAGTGCGATATGGAAAGTACAAAGCACATTACTACACACGAG GTTCTTCACACAGTGAAACAACTCCAGACAACGACTGCCACATCATTGCCGGACTGAAGGCACATGACCCACCCCTGCTCTTTGATCTGGAGACAGACCCCTCTGAGAACTACAACCTAATGATCTACGACTACCAGCCTGAGTACGACCTGGTGTTAAAGAAGATACAGCAGCTAAAGACCCAGTTTGAGGCGACAATGGTGTTTGGAGAGAGCCAGATTGGAAAGGGATCTGACCACTCACTGGAGCCGTGCTGTAACCCACAATGCTCTCCAAAACCTGCCTGCTGTGCATGTCTTCCCTAA